The following proteins come from a genomic window of Malus domestica chromosome 02, GDT2T_hap1:
- the LOC103400537 gene encoding bifunctional nuclease 2-like, whose product MLGARAQCHGPDRLAAIRPIPNTSSSSSSSSRHLVCTVRLGFIRSPKRCRSLKSLRITCCNSSSRSRSSNADDHHDFDYIQASLLLSETISHYRMQRRGFQEETKWQSSGKMRPFSVRASRQHHFFDTLGRNFVQRFQSPTIFLKISCDGDFLLPIVVGEFAIENLIDGQWGDENGDSPDQFHFMRNLVDKLGYQVNMVRITERVRNTYFARLYLSKPGENGFLSVEARPSDAINFAHRCKAPIYVNKQIVLTDAVRISYGMGGGRETKSCYDVSLDSAIEGPDSLIQELGLVKNINQAIKEERYKDAAIWRDELFKLRKSIQGP is encoded by the exons ATGCTCGGAGCCAGAGCTCAATGCCACGGCCCGGATCGCTTAGCTGCCATCCGTCCGATTCCAaacacttcttcttcttcctcctcctcttcgcGCCACTTGGTCTGCACGGTTCGGTTAGGGTTTATCAGATCACCAAAACGGTGCCGTTCGCTCAAATCGCTCCGCATTACCTGCTGCAACTCTTCCTCTCGCTCCAGATCCAGCAATGCCGACGATCATCACGATTTCGACTACATTCAAGCTTCCCTCCTTCTCTCTg AAACTATATCTCACTACCGTATGCAAAGGCGAGGATTTCAAGAAGAGACGAAATGGCAGTCATCTGGTAAAATGCGTCCCTTTTCCGTCCGAGCCAGCCGACAACATCATTTTTTCGATACGTTAGGCCGAAACTTTGTCCAGCGTTTCCAAAGTCCGACGATTTTTCTGAAGATTTCTTGTGATGGAGACTTTTTGCTTCCAATTGTTGTAG GTGAATTCGCGATCGAAAATCTCATAGACGGCCAATGGGGAGATGAGAATGGG GACTCCCCGGATCAATTTCACTTTATGAGAAATCTCGTTGACAAACTCGGCTATCAA GTGAATATGGTGAGAATTACGGAAAGAGTGCGGAATACTTACTTTGCCAGATTGTACTTAAGCAAG CCAGGGGAAAATGGCTTTCTTAGTGTTGAAGCACGCCCGTCAGATGCCATAAATTTCGCACATAGATGCAAG GCACCCATATATGTAAACAAACAGATTGTCTTAACAGATGCGGTGAGGATCAGTTATGGGATGGGCGGAGGGCGCGAGACAAAGTCTTGTTATGACGTATCTCTTGACAG TGCTATAGAGGGCCCAGATTCTTTAATTCAAGAACTTGGTTTGGTCAAGAATATCAATCAAGCTATCAAAGAGGAAAGATATAAAGATGCAG CCATATGGAGAGACGAACTATTCAAGCTTCGCAAGTCAATTCAAGGGCCATGA
- the LOC114822779 gene encoding ankyrin repeat domain-containing protein, chloroplastic-like produces the protein MNKQEVKENEGDGVKSSDRVAPKNPRWAVYGKGLEDVAEFFNSGNYEPSVKKSEGPRKLLSKQEKALLNKRKPDIAVATSSKWLPLHTLAASGEFYLMDALWKHNADINVVDKDGWSAFHKAILGKNQAITNYLLRESANPVVRDKIHLDGATLMHYAVGTASSQAIKILLLYNASHLLDVEP, from the exons ATGAACAAACAGGAGGTGAAGGAGAACGAAGGGGATGGTGTGAAATCGAGTGACCGAGTTGCGCCGAAGAATCCGAGGTGGGCAGTTTATGGGAAGGGATTGGAGGATGTTGCAGAGTTCTTTAACAGTGGGAATTATGAGCCTAGCGTTAAGAAATCTGAAG GACCCCGTAAGTTGCTTTCGAAACAGGAAAAGGCTCTGCTTAATAAGCGAAAACCTGATATAGCTGTTGCTACCTCT AGCAAATGGCTACCCCTGCATACTCTTGCTGCATCAGGAGAATTTTACCTTATGGATGCTTTATGGAAACATAATGCTGATATCAATGTCGTGGATAAG GATGGTTGGAGCGCTTTTCACAAAGCAATTCTTGGGAAAAACCAGGCCATCACGAACTATCTTTTGAGAGAATCAGCTAATCCAGTTGTTCGTGATAAAATTCACCTA GATGGCGCCACCTTGATGCATTATGCCGTCGGAACAGCTTCCAGTCAAGCAATCAAAATTCTTCTGTTATATAATGCTTCTCATCTCCTTGATGTGGAACCGTAA
- the LOC103400529 gene encoding ammonium transporter 2 member 3-like has protein sequence MNNTDGYPLLNGPVNLYPDQASPEWMNKGDNGWQLIATTMVGMQSVPGLVILYGSMVKKKWAVNSAFMALYAFAAVLVCWVMWAHNMSFGAKFCSILGKPGFALSQKFLLSDYDGRYIPTADYVYYQFVFAAITVILLGGSLLGRMNFYAWMLFVPMWLTLSYTVGAFTIWGGGFLEEHIIDYAGGFVIHLSSGVAGFTAAYWVGPRQAHDRQHFPPNNIIHMLGGAGFLWLGWTGFNGGSPFAANMIASLAILNTHICTATSLLVWVSLDMLGYRKSSVIGAVQGMITGLVCITPGAGIVEPWAAVIMGVMSGSIPWYTMMILHRRSAFFQSVDDTLGAFHTHAVAGLLGGLLSGFFARPNLLRMMYPYNTYGPGLMYCIHDGKTKVGLQQMGYQIVGALFIIVWNAVVTSLICILISRIVDLRMKEEDLDIGDDAAHGEEAYALWGDGEKMSTQIRWQNPRIPSICRRQERSIVLEM, from the exons ATGAACAACACCGACGGTTATCCGCTTCTTAACGGCCCAGTTAATCTCTATCCGGACCAAGCGTCGCCGGAATGGATGAACAAAGGAGACAATGGGTGGCAGCTAATAGCAACCACCATGGTAGGCATGCAAAGTGTGCCTGGCCTTGTGATACTCTACGGGAGCATGGTGAAGAAGAAATGGGCCGTGAACTCAGCGTTCATGGCCCTATACGCTTTTGCCGCGGTCCTAGTATGTTGGGTCATGTGGGCCCACAACATGTCATTCGGTGCAAAATTTTGCTCAATTTTGGGAAAACCCGGTTTTGCCCTGAGCCAAAAGTTTCTCTTGTCGGACTACGACGGGCGTTATATTCCGACGGCCGACTATGTGTACTACCAATTTGTTTTCGCCGCCATTACTGTGATTTTGCTCGGTGGTTCCCTCCTTGGGAGGATGAACTTCTATGCCTGGATGCTGTTTGTGCCAATGTGGCTCACCTTGTCTTACACCGTGGGTGCCTTTACCATTTGGGGGGGAGGGTTTCTTGAAGAGCACATCATCGATTACGCTGGTGGCTTTGTGATCCATCTTTcttctggtgtggctggtttcaCTGCTGCTTATTGG GTAGGACCAAGGCAAGCGCATGACAGGCAACATTTTCCACCAAACAACATAATTCACATGTTGGGAGGTGCAGGCTTTTTGTGGCTTGGATGGACAGGATTCAACGGAGGATCTCCATTTGCGGCAAACATGATTGCATCTTTGGCCATTTTGAACACTCATATCTGCACTGCCACCAGCCTTCTGGTGTGGGTTTCCCTTGACATGCTGGGCTACCGGAAAAGCTCTGTGATCGGTGCGGTCCAGGGGATGATCACCGGCCTCGTCTGCATCACCCCTGGTGCAG GGATTGTGGAGCCATGGGCAGCAGTAATAATGGGAGTAATGTCTGGCTCAATACCTTGGTACACCATGATGATATTGCACAGAAGGTCAGCCTTCTTCCAAAGCGTCGACGACACTTTGGGGGCCTTCCATACGCACGCAGTAGCCGGCCTCTTGGGGGGACTCCTCTCGGGCTTCTTTGCCCGACCCAACCTCCTCCGAATGATGTACCCGTACAATACATACGGTCCTGGTTTAATGTACTGCATCCATGATGGGAAAACAAAAGTTGGCCTCCAACAAATGGGGTACCAGATCGTTGGAGCACTTTTCATCATCGTATGGAACGCCGTTGTCACGAGCTTGATTTGTATTTTGATCAGCCGCATTGTTGATCTTCGAATGAAGGAAGAGGACCTCGACATTGGTGACGATGCTGCGCATGGGGAAGAAGCCTACGCTCTGTGGGGAGACGGGGAGAAGATGTCTACACAGATTCGATGGCAGAATCCTCGGATTCCGTCCATTTGCAGACGGCAGGAGCGAAGTATTGTACTGGAAATGTAA